A genomic window from Synechococcus sp. CBW1107 includes:
- the ispE gene encoding 4-(cytidine 5'-diphospho)-2-C-methyl-D-erythritol kinase: MADPVPALTRSAPLLVEAPAKINLHLEVLGLRGDGFHELAMVMQSLDLADRLAIEPRDDGAIVLHCPGSTLPTDGGNLVVRAAERLRQHAGRPELGATIQLDKRIPVGAGLAGGSSDGAAALLGLNRLWGLQLDEGSLQQLAAELGSDVPFTLSGGTQLCFGRGEILEPVPLPEEAPLVLGPRGPEELAVLLIKDPTASVSTPWAYRRCRELRGDFYLERESDFEQRRQSLRHGALLTALHGDRPLPPLRNDLQVVVEPEQESVRAGLRLLRQANEPLAVAMSGSGPSLFALFAGLQQAESAREQLREALAEGGFEAWCCRCSSRGARIIESAQAP, from the coding sequence ATGGCTGACCCCGTCCCAGCGCTCACCCGCTCGGCCCCCCTGCTGGTGGAGGCCCCGGCCAAGATCAACCTCCATCTGGAGGTGCTCGGACTGCGGGGCGATGGCTTCCATGAGCTGGCGATGGTGATGCAGAGCCTCGATCTGGCCGATCGCCTGGCGATCGAGCCCCGGGATGATGGGGCGATCGTGCTGCATTGCCCAGGCAGCACCCTGCCCACCGACGGCGGCAACCTGGTGGTGCGTGCCGCCGAGCGCCTCAGGCAGCACGCCGGCAGGCCGGAGCTGGGAGCCACGATCCAGCTGGACAAACGCATCCCCGTCGGCGCCGGCCTGGCCGGCGGCTCCAGCGACGGGGCGGCCGCCCTGCTGGGCCTCAACCGGCTCTGGGGTCTCCAGCTCGACGAAGGCAGCCTGCAGCAGCTGGCGGCGGAGCTGGGGTCGGATGTGCCCTTCACCCTCTCCGGCGGCACCCAGCTCTGCTTCGGCCGCGGGGAGATCCTCGAGCCGGTGCCGCTGCCTGAAGAGGCTCCGCTCGTCCTGGGCCCCCGGGGCCCCGAGGAGCTGGCGGTGCTGCTGATCAAGGACCCGACCGCCAGTGTCTCCACCCCATGGGCCTATCGCCGCTGCCGTGAGCTGCGTGGCGACTTCTATCTCGAACGCGAGAGCGACTTCGAGCAACGGCGTCAGAGCCTGCGCCACGGGGCGTTGCTGACGGCGCTGCATGGGGATCGGCCCCTGCCGCCCCTGCGCAACGACCTGCAGGTGGTGGTGGAGCCGGAGCAGGAGAGTGTGCGAGCGGGGCTGAGGCTGCTGCGCCAGGCGAACGAACCGCTGGCGGTGGCGATGAGCGGGTCGGGGCCCAGCCTGTTCGCCCTCTTCGCCGGCCTGCAGCAGGCCGAGTCGGCCCGGGAGCAGCTGCGGGAGGCCCTGGCCGAGGGCGGTTTCGAGGCCTGGTGCTGCCGCTGCAGCAGCCGGGGGGCCAGGATCATCGAATCAGCCCAGGCCCCATGA